In Roseibium salinum, a single genomic region encodes these proteins:
- a CDS encoding NAD-dependent succinate-semialdehyde dehydrogenase, whose protein sequence is MATDRFSDHRPQLLIGGEFRDAGRAPSIPVINPCTEQVLWEQPACDADDVREALAHAVPAQESWAELHGWERARILRRVAEEMRSRTQDIARALSLEIGRPVAQSAGEVGAAIEQVEWFAGEAERLFGQVIASRQGGRLLTEPEPVGICAAFTAWNFPVNLPVRKMAPALAAGCAILVRPSEQVPLTTTLIMQAFVAGGVPAGVVQLLLGRAQDISPVILAADEVRKISLTGSTRVGQMMMAEAARTVKRCSMELGGHAPVVVAADADVRSVARQCAAFKFRNAGQVCIAPNRFYVEEAVADEFIDVMKHEAEALILGDSQDEATTMGPLTLASGRDKVERLVADAMERGARLVTGGQRPKGRNAGYFLEPTVLADVPDTCDIMSEEPFGPVAPVATFRDLDDAIARANATPYGLAAYAFTGDQDKAHRLSRKLHAGMVGINTFMIAHAEAPFGGVDHSGMGREGGPDAIKDYQNTKLTHMMAG, encoded by the coding sequence ATGGCGACCGATCGTTTTTCAGATCACCGTCCGCAGCTGCTGATTGGCGGCGAATTCCGGGACGCGGGACGCGCCCCGTCCATTCCGGTCATCAATCCATGCACCGAACAGGTCCTGTGGGAACAGCCGGCCTGCGATGCGGACGATGTTCGCGAAGCTTTGGCGCATGCCGTCCCGGCGCAGGAGAGCTGGGCCGAGCTCCACGGCTGGGAACGGGCGCGGATCCTGCGGCGGGTTGCCGAGGAGATGCGCAGCCGGACACAGGACATCGCACGCGCGCTGTCGCTTGAGATCGGACGGCCGGTCGCCCAGTCCGCAGGCGAAGTCGGGGCGGCGATCGAGCAGGTGGAATGGTTCGCGGGCGAAGCCGAACGGCTCTTCGGTCAGGTGATTGCATCGCGGCAGGGAGGGCGGCTTCTGACGGAGCCGGAACCGGTCGGGATCTGCGCCGCCTTCACCGCATGGAATTTCCCCGTGAACCTGCCGGTCCGCAAGATGGCTCCGGCACTGGCGGCCGGCTGCGCGATCCTCGTGCGTCCGTCGGAACAGGTGCCACTGACGACCACGCTCATCATGCAGGCTTTTGTGGCTGGCGGTGTTCCGGCAGGCGTCGTCCAGCTGCTGCTGGGACGGGCCCAGGATATCTCGCCGGTTATCCTGGCTGCGGACGAGGTTCGCAAGATATCCCTGACCGGCTCGACCCGGGTCGGGCAGATGATGATGGCCGAGGCCGCCAGGACTGTGAAACGCTGCTCCATGGAACTCGGCGGCCATGCACCGGTCGTCGTGGCGGCGGATGCGGATGTTCGATCGGTTGCCAGGCAGTGTGCCGCGTTCAAGTTCAGGAATGCCGGGCAGGTGTGTATCGCACCGAACCGCTTCTACGTGGAAGAGGCCGTCGCCGACGAATTCATCGACGTCATGAAACACGAAGCCGAGGCCCTCATCCTGGGCGACAGCCAGGATGAGGCCACGACGATGGGCCCGCTCACCCTTGCCTCCGGCCGCGACAAGGTCGAGCGCCTTGTCGCCGATGCCATGGAGCGGGGAGCACGCCTGGTTACCGGTGGTCAGCGCCCCAAGGGCCGCAATGCCGGCTATTTCCTGGAGCCGACCGTATTGGCGGATGTGCCCGATACATGTGACATCATGTCGGAGGAACCGTTCGGCCCGGTCGCCCCGGTCGCAACCTTTCGTGACCTTGACGACGCGATCGCCCGTGCGAATGCCACGCCCTATGGCCTTGCCGCCTATGCCTTCACCGGGGATCAGGACAAGGCCCACAGGCTGTCGAGGAAACTGCATGCCGGCATGGTCGGCATCAACACCTTCATGATCGCACACGCCGAGGCGCCCTTCGGCGGTGTGGACCATTCCGGCATGGGGCGGGAAGGCGGCCCGGACGCTATCAAGGACTATCAGAACACGAAACTCACTCACATGATGGCAGGATGA
- the araD gene encoding L-arabinonate dehydratase — protein MTGKLRSARWFDTDDLRGFGHRSRLMQMGYGLEDWNGRPVIAIMNTWSDINPCHAHFRHRVEDVKRGILQAGGFPVELPALSLSENFVKPTTMLYRNLLAIETEELLRSHPVDGAVLMGGCDKTMPGLLLGAISMDLPCLFLPAGPMLRGNLKGEILGSGSDTWKYWDERRAGRIGREEWQGVEAGIARSYGHCMTMGTAATMTAIADAMGMCLTGASSIPAPDSNHIRMAAATGRRAVELVLEDLRPSRVLSAASFANSLNVAMAMGCSTNAIIHLIALSRRAGHPLTLEDFHAAGRRVPVLANIRPSGERYLMEDFYYAGGLRALMAQMGHLLDGTARTVTGKILGDEIKGAEVYLPDVIRGLDNPVSAEPAMAVLRGNLAPDGAVIKPSAADPRLLEHRGPALVFDSYADMKARIDDPDLDVTADAVLVMRGAGPQGGPGMPEWGMLPIPQKLLRYGVRDMLRISDARMSGTSYGACILHVAPEAHVGGPLALVRTGDRIRVDVRAGLLEMEVGPEDLARRRAEWVPPSPRYERGYGWAFTRHVMQADQGCDFDFLATGFGAAVAEPEIL, from the coding sequence ATGACCGGGAAACTGCGCTCCGCCCGCTGGTTCGATACCGATGACCTTCGCGGCTTCGGTCATCGCTCGCGTCTCATGCAGATGGGTTACGGCCTTGAGGACTGGAACGGCCGCCCGGTGATCGCGATCATGAACACCTGGTCGGACATCAACCCCTGCCACGCGCATTTCCGCCACCGGGTGGAGGACGTCAAACGCGGGATCCTTCAGGCGGGTGGATTTCCCGTCGAGCTGCCGGCCCTGTCGCTGTCGGAGAATTTCGTCAAGCCAACGACAATGCTGTACCGCAACCTTCTGGCCATCGAGACGGAGGAGTTGCTTCGCTCGCACCCCGTGGACGGCGCGGTGCTGATGGGAGGGTGCGACAAGACCATGCCCGGCCTGCTGCTCGGCGCGATCAGCATGGATCTGCCGTGCCTCTTCCTGCCGGCGGGTCCCATGCTGCGCGGCAACCTGAAAGGCGAAATCCTGGGTTCGGGTTCCGATACCTGGAAGTACTGGGACGAACGGCGGGCCGGGCGGATAGGCCGGGAAGAGTGGCAGGGCGTGGAAGCCGGGATCGCCCGCAGCTACGGCCACTGCATGACCATGGGCACGGCCGCCACGATGACAGCAATTGCCGATGCCATGGGAATGTGTCTCACGGGAGCCTCGTCCATTCCGGCCCCGGATTCCAACCATATCCGCATGGCTGCCGCGACCGGCCGTCGCGCCGTGGAACTGGTGCTCGAAGATCTGCGGCCGTCCAGGGTGTTGTCGGCGGCCAGTTTCGCAAATTCATTGAATGTTGCAATGGCCATGGGCTGTTCCACCAATGCGATCATACATCTGATCGCGCTCTCCCGGCGGGCCGGCCATCCCCTGACACTGGAGGATTTCCACGCAGCCGGACGGCGGGTTCCGGTGCTCGCCAACATTCGGCCGTCGGGCGAGCGCTACCTGATGGAGGACTTCTACTATGCCGGCGGTTTGCGCGCCCTGATGGCGCAGATGGGACATCTCCTGGACGGCACAGCGCGCACCGTTACAGGGAAGATCCTGGGCGATGAGATAAAGGGTGCCGAGGTTTATCTCCCCGATGTCATCCGCGGGCTGGACAATCCGGTTTCCGCGGAACCCGCGATGGCAGTTCTGAGAGGCAATCTCGCGCCCGATGGCGCTGTCATCAAGCCTTCCGCGGCAGATCCGCGTCTGTTGGAGCACCGGGGTCCGGCCCTGGTCTTTGACAGCTATGCGGACATGAAGGCGAGGATCGACGATCCGGACCTCGATGTCACGGCGGATGCCGTCCTGGTCATGCGCGGGGCGGGGCCGCAGGGCGGGCCGGGGATGCCCGAGTGGGGGATGTTGCCGATCCCGCAGAAATTGCTCAGGTACGGCGTCAGGGACATGCTGCGGATTTCGGACGCACGTATGTCCGGAACCTCCTATGGCGCCTGCATCCTGCATGTTGCTCCCGAGGCCCATGTCGGCGGCCCGCTTGCCCTGGTGCGCACGGGCGACCGGATCCGCGTCGATGTGCGGGCCGGACTGCTTGAAATGGAGGTCGGTCCGGAAGACCTCGCGCGGCGGCGCGCCGAATGGGTGCCGCCTTCTCCCAGATATGAGCGTGGATATGGCTGGGCATTCACGCGCCATGTGATGCAGGCCGATCAGGGCTGCGACTTCGATTTTCTTGCAACCGGCTTTGGGGCCGCAGTTGCAGAGCCCGAGATACTTTGA
- a CDS encoding ABC transporter transmembrane domain-containing protein has protein sequence MTNYALLAEFYSSALPPVRERPLRTMPKSLYAYVGKVSARQQLRLCLLTVLVFPLTLVPLELQRRIVNGAIEGQNMDLLVRLGALYLAVVTVQGILKFVRNFYLDRVAEGVTRLLRKRIAHSDGFNSDPDEGTRQAIMSAEAEKVGGFVAEAIAFPLRQAGVMLSVAGYMLVVEPLIAAVAFAFLVPAMIVVALSQPILNRLSEKKIMTVRELGECVLHDERDEAGAEADPLIGRIYGLRLRFAAIKHATKGLNNLMNHLGPLSVLMVGGWLVIQGQTEIGTIVAFMSGYERMTGPARELLNFYRRLAMMRVQYRLIHNVSGSFDSGTT, from the coding sequence ATGACGAACTACGCTCTGCTGGCCGAATTCTATAGTTCGGCACTTCCCCCCGTGCGCGAGCGGCCTCTCCGGACAATGCCAAAGTCGCTCTATGCATATGTCGGCAAGGTGAGTGCCAGGCAGCAGCTGCGGTTGTGCCTCCTGACGGTTCTGGTCTTTCCGCTGACGCTGGTGCCGCTTGAACTCCAGCGCCGTATCGTCAACGGGGCCATAGAGGGCCAGAACATGGACCTCCTGGTCCGGCTCGGCGCGCTTTATCTCGCCGTCGTAACCGTGCAGGGGATCCTGAAATTCGTGCGCAATTTCTATCTCGACCGCGTCGCCGAAGGCGTCACCCGTCTCCTGCGCAAGCGCATCGCGCACAGCGACGGTTTCAACAGCGACCCCGACGAAGGCACCAGGCAGGCGATCATGTCCGCGGAAGCCGAAAAGGTTGGCGGTTTCGTCGCTGAAGCCATCGCGTTTCCGCTCCGGCAAGCCGGTGTCATGCTGAGTGTTGCCGGCTACATGCTTGTCGTCGAGCCGCTCATTGCGGCTGTTGCGTTCGCATTTCTCGTCCCTGCGATGATCGTCGTCGCGCTCTCGCAGCCCATTCTCAACCGGCTGTCGGAAAAGAAGATCATGACCGTGCGCGAACTTGGCGAGTGCGTTCTGCACGATGAGCGGGATGAAGCGGGAGCGGAGGCGGATCCTTTGATCGGGCGGATTTACGGGCTGCGGCTCCGGTTTGCCGCCATCAAGCACGCCACCAAGGGGCTCAACAATCTGATGAACCACCTGGGGCCGCTGAGTGTGCTCATGGTCGGGGGCTGGCTGGTGATTCAGGGGCAGACGGAGATTGGCACGATCGTCGCCTTCATGTCCGGCTACGAACGGATGACGGGCCCGGCGCGGGAGCTACTCAACTTCTATCGCCGCCTGGCGATGATGCGGGTGCAATACCGTCTGATCCACAACGTCAGTGGATCGTTCGACTCGGGTACGACATGA
- a CDS encoding HpcH/HpaI aldolase family protein, whose protein sequence is MSFRNPVRAVWDEGRPALNGWIAAPSVLGVQAMAAAGWDAMTVDMQHGTADYNDLLTVLPVIESSGVAPMVRVPWLDEAAIMRALDAGALGIIAPMIDTRDDAVRLVDACRYPPAGRRSFGPVRSRLVWPGYFESADREILVWAMIETQEGLAALEEIASVPGLDGIYIGPADLSLSHGLAPGFDRQEPEMRTRIDRIRDVCHSKGLRCALHCGTVEYALEAAEGGMDLVTVGSDARFIEQSSQIVCSKFRDRIGSTDAGAEQS, encoded by the coding sequence ATGAGCTTTCGTAACCCTGTACGTGCGGTTTGGGACGAGGGCCGTCCCGCCCTGAACGGCTGGATTGCAGCCCCATCCGTTCTCGGCGTTCAGGCCATGGCCGCCGCTGGCTGGGACGCCATGACCGTCGACATGCAGCATGGAACGGCCGACTACAACGACCTCCTGACGGTGCTTCCGGTCATCGAGTCCTCCGGGGTGGCCCCCATGGTGCGGGTCCCCTGGCTTGACGAGGCCGCGATCATGCGCGCGCTGGATGCCGGCGCGCTCGGGATCATCGCGCCGATGATCGACACCCGCGATGACGCGGTCCGTCTCGTCGACGCGTGCCGGTACCCGCCTGCGGGCCGCCGCAGTTTCGGGCCCGTCCGCTCCCGGCTGGTCTGGCCCGGCTATTTTGAAAGCGCCGACCGGGAAATCCTGGTCTGGGCAATGATTGAGACCCAGGAAGGGCTGGCAGCGCTTGAAGAGATCGCCTCGGTGCCCGGTCTCGACGGGATCTATATAGGTCCGGCGGACCTCTCCCTGTCGCATGGACTTGCACCCGGGTTCGACCGGCAAGAACCGGAGATGCGGACGCGCATCGATCGCATTCGCGACGTATGCCATTCAAAGGGGCTGCGATGCGCTTTGCATTGCGGCACCGTCGAGTATGCGCTTGAAGCTGCCGAAGGCGGCATGGATCTGGTGACGGTGGGCTCTGATGCCCGCTTCATCGAACAAAGCTCCCAGATCGTGTGCAGCAAATTCCGGGACCGGATCGGCAGCACCGACGCGGGGGCGGAACAATCATAA
- a CDS encoding efflux RND transporter periplasmic adaptor subunit, translating to MNKRNFRRLIGAALLIGLGTAGYLLFQYRPLAVPVVAKEENVEIRVFGLGTVEARILSDVGFKVSGALMDLEVDHGDQVSRSDVLALLDSNEQEARVRRAEAAALAGAANIRKAEANVQRARAVLEQAKEANRRKKSLVGTNVVSQQQADEAQRDEDVSSADHSVALSEVDVAKAQWADARAALAYEKELLKQHTLRAPFDAVVVKRHREAGSVVREGETIFTLMAPESVWTLAYVDEARAGTIQPGQPAEVRLRSLPHDVYQAKVARIGIESDRVNEERKVWVKCEQCPPRVFLGEQAEVRITVARLDTALMVPEAAVSRFDGHKGDVWLVRNGKLERRELVFGHRSEDARLEVVSELPEGAEIVSALVPGMRDGRRANGSRDEAP from the coding sequence AGAGGAAAATGTCGAGATCCGCGTTTTCGGTCTGGGCACCGTTGAAGCACGGATTCTTTCAGATGTGGGTTTCAAGGTCAGCGGCGCTCTGATGGACCTTGAAGTCGATCACGGCGATCAGGTGTCCCGAAGTGACGTTCTGGCCTTGCTGGACTCGAACGAACAGGAAGCCCGCGTGCGGCGCGCCGAGGCGGCTGCCTTGGCGGGGGCCGCCAATATCCGCAAGGCAGAAGCCAATGTGCAGCGCGCCAGGGCTGTCCTTGAACAGGCGAAGGAAGCCAATCGTCGCAAGAAGTCACTGGTGGGAACCAATGTCGTCTCCCAGCAGCAGGCCGACGAAGCGCAGCGCGATGAAGATGTCTCGTCCGCGGATCATTCGGTCGCCCTGAGCGAGGTCGATGTCGCCAAGGCTCAATGGGCCGATGCCAGGGCCGCGCTGGCCTATGAAAAGGAACTTCTCAAACAACACACCCTGCGCGCCCCTTTCGATGCGGTGGTCGTCAAACGCCACCGTGAGGCCGGTTCCGTCGTCAGGGAAGGGGAAACGATTTTCACGCTCATGGCGCCGGAATCCGTCTGGACGCTCGCATACGTGGACGAAGCGCGCGCCGGCACGATCCAGCCGGGCCAGCCGGCCGAGGTGCGCCTGCGCTCGCTGCCGCACGACGTCTACCAGGCAAAAGTGGCGCGTATCGGCATTGAAAGCGACAGGGTCAACGAAGAGCGAAAGGTCTGGGTCAAGTGCGAGCAATGCCCCCCGCGCGTTTTCCTGGGCGAACAGGCGGAAGTCCGTATCACGGTTGCCCGTCTCGACACGGCACTCATGGTCCCGGAAGCAGCAGTCTCACGGTTCGACGGGCATAAGGGCGATGTCTGGCTCGTCAGAAACGGCAAGCTGGAACGTCGGGAACTCGTTTTCGGCCATCGGAGCGAAGATGCAAGACTGGAGGTCGTCAGCGAGCTGCCCGAAGGAGCGGAGATCGTCAGCGCGCTCGTGCCGGGAATGCGGGACGGGCGCAGGGCCAACGGCAGCCGGGACGAGGCGCCATGA
- a CDS encoding Gfo/Idh/MocA family protein has protein sequence MTDALRIAVVGCGLISLYHMRAWRNAGAEIVAVCDTDLSRAQARAEEFGVSRVYQDAATLFDDGGFDCVDIAASVGAHAPVTRMAAQRGIPVMVQKPLTETVAEAEALLRDVSGKTRVMVHENYRFRPHYMTVRKWVGEGRIGAIRHVQISCRGSGLCARPGTVPFLVERQPYLTGFRRNLVFETMIHHLDVLRCLCGPLEVVAARLNRLAEGLPGEDTAAILMAGPDGLIATADGCLVAPGYPQLHGDRLEVIGEHGTIVMDLNRVFEVGKEHEAVEVDLLGRYQECFDTAMRGFVEALAGNAPFETDINDNLETLRLMESVYRAAGVEVPA, from the coding sequence ATGACTGATGCATTGCGTATTGCCGTGGTCGGCTGTGGCCTCATCAGCCTTTACCACATGCGGGCCTGGCGCAATGCAGGCGCCGAAATTGTCGCGGTTTGCGACACGGACCTGTCCAGGGCACAGGCAAGGGCAGAGGAATTTGGCGTTTCCCGCGTCTACCAGGACGCGGCGACGCTGTTTGACGATGGCGGTTTTGATTGTGTCGATATTGCCGCGTCGGTTGGCGCCCACGCCCCGGTAACACGGATGGCCGCGCAACGCGGTATTCCGGTCATGGTACAGAAACCGCTGACCGAAACCGTTGCCGAAGCGGAGGCGCTGCTGCGCGATGTCAGCGGCAAGACCCGTGTGATGGTGCATGAGAACTACCGCTTCCGGCCACACTACATGACCGTGCGCAAATGGGTCGGCGAGGGAAGGATCGGCGCCATACGGCACGTGCAGATTTCCTGCCGCGGATCGGGGCTGTGCGCGCGGCCGGGCACGGTGCCGTTCCTGGTGGAACGCCAGCCCTACCTCACCGGATTCCGCCGCAACCTGGTTTTCGAGACGATGATTCATCACCTCGATGTTCTCCGCTGCCTGTGCGGTCCGCTCGAGGTTGTTGCCGCCAGGTTGAACCGGTTGGCCGAGGGGCTGCCGGGCGAGGACACGGCGGCAATCCTGATGGCCGGGCCAGACGGATTGATCGCAACGGCGGACGGGTGCCTCGTGGCACCGGGCTACCCGCAACTTCACGGCGACCGGCTGGAAGTCATCGGCGAGCACGGCACGATCGTGATGGATCTCAACCGTGTCTTCGAGGTGGGCAAGGAACACGAGGCGGTCGAGGTGGACCTTCTCGGGCGCTATCAGGAGTGTTTCGACACCGCCATGCGGGGGTTCGTCGAAGCGCTCGCCGGCAACGCGCCTTTCGAAACCGACATCAACGACAATTTGGAAACCCTCCGGCTGATGGAAAGCGTCTATCGGGCGGCGGGCGTGGAGGTACCGGCATGA
- a CDS encoding ABC transporter permease: MNLAYHDIRHNLFRFLLTCFGLSLLMAVVLSMIGIYNGLVIDALTIARAPNVDMWVVESGTRGPFAESSRIPADTREAVARLHGVLDAGSVTYQTAEAAFAGKSLRLYVVGFEPGRPGTPEALVSGRSIAQSHYELIADTRAGLQLGDRLKLGRNDFVVVGLVKNHVNSGGDPAVYMTLRDAQTLQFELAPPAARVQMARSGTLQGTDTINAVIARTNPNIPADSIADTVRRWKHLSAMTQAGQEDLLTRSVVDRARRQIGLFMAILLAVSAVVIALIIYTMTMEKLKQIATLKLIGAPDRTIIGLIVQQALALGGIGWAFGLGVVMLLKDYFPRRVVLEPFNAVVLAGIIVAVCLLASGLGVRAALRVDPATALGG, translated from the coding sequence ATGAACCTCGCTTATCACGACATTCGCCATAATCTGTTCCGGTTTCTGCTGACCTGCTTCGGCCTGAGCCTGCTCATGGCGGTCGTGTTATCCATGATCGGCATCTATAACGGGCTGGTCATCGACGCTCTCACCATAGCGCGCGCGCCCAATGTCGACATGTGGGTCGTTGAATCCGGAACGCGCGGGCCGTTCGCGGAATCCTCGCGCATTCCCGCCGACACGCGTGAGGCTGTTGCCCGCCTGCATGGCGTATTGGACGCCGGCAGCGTCACTTACCAGACGGCAGAAGCAGCTTTTGCCGGCAAAAGCCTCAGACTGTATGTCGTCGGGTTTGAACCAGGGCGCCCCGGAACGCCGGAAGCTCTCGTTTCCGGGCGATCGATCGCGCAAAGCCACTATGAACTGATCGCCGATACCCGCGCCGGCTTGCAGCTTGGCGATCGCCTGAAACTGGGTAGAAACGACTTCGTGGTCGTTGGACTTGTGAAAAATCACGTCAATTCGGGCGGCGACCCGGCCGTCTACATGACCTTGCGCGATGCCCAGACCCTACAGTTCGAACTTGCGCCGCCTGCGGCCCGCGTGCAAATGGCGCGCAGCGGCACGCTTCAGGGAACCGACACGATCAATGCCGTCATTGCGCGGACGAACCCCAATATCCCCGCGGACTCGATAGCCGATACGGTTCGGCGTTGGAAGCACCTGTCAGCGATGACGCAAGCCGGCCAGGAAGACCTGCTCACCCGATCGGTGGTCGATCGCGCCAGGCGTCAGATCGGCCTGTTCATGGCAATTCTGCTGGCCGTCTCCGCAGTGGTGATCGCCTTGATCATCTACACGATGACCATGGAAAAGCTGAAGCAGATCGCCACGCTGAAGCTTATCGGTGCGCCCGACCGGACGATCATCGGCCTTATCGTTCAACAGGCGCTCGCGCTTGGCGGCATCGGCTGGGCGTTCGGGCTCGGCGTCGTCATGTTGCTGAAGGACTATTTCCCGCGCCGTGTCGTGCTGGAGCCGTTCAATGCAGTCGTCCTTGCGGGAATAATCGTTGCTGTCTGTCTTCTCGCCAGCGGATTGGGCGTCAGGGCAGCGCTCCGGGTCGATCCCGCAACGGCTCTCGGAGGATGA
- a CDS encoding ABC transporter ATP-binding protein: MLPAQKKSLIELDGIFKHFGERDTRVDALRGVSLNVNSGEVVALLGPSGSGKTTLLNVIGCIVEPNAGRLSIDGDIVFKDRWLSSNLRRLRLEKIGFIFQFHNLLPFLNVTDNVAVVLDLAGHDLGSARRRAAELLDYLEVGHRRNAMPSQLSGGEAQRVAIARALANKPRIILADEPTAALDSKRAGIVMDLLRKLATEQDACIIAVTHDEKIFDRFDQIFHLRDGRLDDQEVNQEELA; the protein is encoded by the coding sequence ATGCTTCCAGCACAAAAGAAATCTCTCATTGAGCTTGATGGTATTTTCAAACACTTCGGCGAGCGTGACACACGGGTCGACGCCCTGAGGGGTGTCAGCCTCAACGTCAATTCCGGTGAAGTCGTGGCGCTCCTGGGCCCTTCCGGCTCCGGCAAGACGACGCTTCTCAACGTCATCGGGTGTATTGTTGAACCGAACGCAGGCCGGCTCAGCATCGACGGCGACATCGTCTTCAAGGATCGCTGGCTGAGTTCCAATCTGCGCCGACTTCGCCTTGAAAAGATCGGGTTCATTTTCCAGTTCCACAACCTTCTTCCCTTCCTCAATGTCACGGACAACGTCGCCGTGGTCCTCGATCTGGCGGGACATGACCTCGGCTCTGCGCGCCGGCGCGCGGCGGAGCTTCTCGACTATCTGGAAGTCGGTCACCGTCGCAACGCCATGCCCTCCCAACTCTCGGGAGGCGAGGCACAACGCGTGGCGATCGCGCGCGCACTTGCGAACAAGCCACGGATCATTCTCGCAGATGAACCGACGGCGGCACTTGATTCCAAGCGTGCCGGCATCGTCATGGATCTCTTGCGCAAACTGGCAACGGAACAGGACGCCTGCATCATTGCCGTGACCCATGACGAAAAGATCTTTGACCGCTTCGATCAGATTTTTCATCTGCGGGACGGCCGCCTTGACGATCAGGAAGTAAATCAGGAGGAATTGGCATGA
- a CDS encoding cupin domain-containing protein — translation MTAFHRAKYSSPPSADQVREDFPGFTFGTFRDPPGQVWADFVHDEDEFIVVAQGEIVITVADETATCGPGDLVRIPAQVNHTLETTEAGGSVWHYGYGRFGETHD, via the coding sequence ATGACGGCATTCCATCGGGCGAAATATTCGTCTCCCCCATCCGCCGATCAGGTGCGCGAAGACTTTCCCGGCTTCACGTTCGGAACGTTTCGCGATCCGCCCGGCCAGGTCTGGGCCGACTTTGTACACGACGAGGACGAGTTCATCGTCGTGGCGCAAGGAGAGATCGTCATCACGGTCGCAGATGAGACGGCCACCTGCGGACCGGGGGACCTTGTGCGCATTCCGGCGCAAGTGAACCATACCCTGGAGACCACGGAGGCCGGCGGCAGCGTCTGGCATTACGGTTACGGAAGATTTGGAGAGACCCATGACTGA
- a CDS encoding transglutaminase family protein: protein MTKLTTYHKTEYSYGEPVRLGLHRMMLRPRETPELRLVSHDLTLTPQGEVTWAHDVAGNTIATARFSMPSDHLIIESRATVNLTAPVWPVFDIAAEAINFPFLYSSDDWTDLGALTTPQYADPEGGFSQWVEGFVLQRPTDTLSLLKDIATGVSQQIAYQSRETEGTQAPLETLARGWGSCRDFAVLFAEAARTLSFGARIVSGYLFDPEKRLIGDEGAGSTHAWAEVFLPGAGWVAFDPTNRSVGSKNLIPVAVARGIHQVVPVAGTFTGSGNTVSGMSVEVHHTVLED, encoded by the coding sequence GTGACGAAGTTGACCACGTATCACAAGACGGAATACAGCTACGGGGAGCCGGTCCGTCTGGGGCTTCACCGGATGATGCTGCGTCCGCGGGAGACGCCCGAGCTTCGGCTTGTGTCGCACGACCTGACCCTGACGCCGCAGGGCGAAGTCACATGGGCGCATGACGTAGCGGGCAACACCATCGCCACAGCCCGGTTCAGCATGCCGAGCGACCACCTGATCATCGAGAGCCGCGCGACGGTCAATCTCACCGCGCCGGTCTGGCCGGTCTTCGACATTGCGGCCGAAGCGATCAACTTCCCGTTCCTTTATTCCAGCGACGACTGGACAGATCTCGGCGCGCTAACGACGCCGCAGTATGCCGATCCCGAGGGCGGGTTTTCCCAATGGGTCGAAGGCTTTGTCCTTCAGCGCCCGACGGACACGCTGTCGCTGCTCAAGGACATTGCCACCGGTGTCTCGCAACAGATCGCCTACCAGAGCCGGGAGACGGAAGGGACACAGGCGCCGCTGGAAACCCTGGCGCGCGGGTGGGGCTCCTGCCGGGACTTTGCGGTCCTGTTTGCCGAGGCCGCGCGGACCCTCAGCTTCGGGGCCCGTATCGTTTCGGGCTACCTGTTCGATCCGGAAAAGCGCCTCATCGGCGATGAAGGCGCGGGCTCAACCCATGCCTGGGCCGAAGTCTTTCTTCCTGGTGCGGGATGGGTCGCATTCGACCCCACAAACCGGAGCGTCGGGTCGAAGAACCTCATCCCGGTGGCCGTCGCCCGCGGCATTCACCAGGTCGTCCCCGTCGCCGGCACCTTCACGGGCTCCGGCAACACTGTGTCGGGAATGTCAGTCGAGGTGCACCACACGGTGCTTGAGGATTGA